A stretch of Leptospira andrefontaineae DNA encodes these proteins:
- the nusA gene encoding transcription termination factor NusA, producing MAVKKKEVEVNLLEAIQQFCADKSLDREAVMGVIRDSLITAYKKKSGIETLEEEESPIKVEFASSGDGENVVIIVSRKVVESSPANGLEISLEDAKAVYPNATEGEVLDFREKPMELSRIISSQAKQMVFQRLRDMEKELLYQEYKAKEGELTHGYFQRWKKDAMSIDLGKVEGVMPKREQNPGEKYHSGDRLKAIIQKVELRPREPIPVITLSRASADFVRKLFEMEIPEIYDGLVEIVNVARQPSIRTKVVVYATRGDIDPVGACVGMKGVRIQSIVRELGNERIDIVQYSSDPTEFIANAISPAKPYDVKADSVGREAMVIVPEEQLSLAIGINGSNVKLASQLTGFRIDIKTIAQYNEEFSSPEARERLDKLFSPPAAVTEEEDDDGATALEDLPGLSTRLIGLLRSAGINNVETLIEISQDDLAKLPGIGQTTAAQILRILAESVEWVEES from the coding sequence GCGTACAAAAAGAAGTCGGGCATCGAAACTCTTGAAGAAGAGGAAAGTCCGATCAAGGTAGAATTTGCTTCCTCCGGAGACGGAGAAAATGTCGTTATAATAGTGTCCCGCAAAGTTGTGGAGTCTTCTCCTGCAAACGGTTTGGAAATCTCCTTAGAAGACGCTAAGGCTGTTTATCCTAACGCAACTGAGGGAGAAGTCCTGGATTTTAGAGAAAAGCCGATGGAGCTTTCCAGGATCATTTCATCTCAAGCAAAACAAATGGTATTCCAGCGCTTGAGAGATATGGAAAAAGAACTTCTATATCAGGAATACAAAGCAAAAGAAGGCGAACTGACTCACGGATATTTCCAACGTTGGAAAAAAGACGCTATGTCCATCGATCTTGGTAAGGTCGAGGGAGTTATGCCTAAGCGTGAGCAAAACCCCGGAGAAAAATATCATAGCGGGGATCGTCTAAAAGCAATCATACAAAAAGTTGAACTTCGTCCAAGAGAACCGATCCCAGTGATCACTCTTTCCAGAGCATCTGCGGACTTTGTTCGTAAACTTTTCGAAATGGAAATCCCAGAGATCTACGATGGACTCGTAGAGATCGTAAACGTGGCTCGTCAACCTTCCATTCGTACCAAAGTAGTGGTTTATGCTACCAGAGGAGATATTGATCCTGTGGGAGCCTGCGTTGGTATGAAAGGGGTTCGTATTCAGTCCATCGTTAGGGAATTAGGAAACGAAAGAATAGATATCGTTCAATACTCTTCGGACCCGACAGAGTTTATCGCAAACGCGATCTCTCCGGCAAAACCTTACGATGTAAAGGCGGATTCCGTGGGTAGAGAAGCAATGGTAATCGTTCCTGAAGAACAATTATCTCTTGCAATCGGGATTAACGGTTCCAATGTAAAGTTGGCTTCACAGTTAACCGGATTTAGGATCGATATCAAAACAATAGCCCAGTATAACGAAGAGTTCTCTTCTCCGGAAGCGAGAGAGAGATTGGATAAATTATTCAGTCCTCCCGCTGCTGTTACGGAAGAAGAAGACGACGATGGAGCAACTGCTCTAGAAGATTTACCTGGACTTTCTACCCGATTGATTGGCCTATTAAGGAGCGCAGGGATCAATAACGTCGAGACGTTGATCGAGATTAGCCAGGATGACTTGGCAAAACTCCCCGGCATAGGACAGACTACAGCCGCACAAATCCTAAGGATATTGGCGGAATCTGTAGAGTGGGTGGAGGAGAGCTAA